The Brevibacillus brevis genome contains a region encoding:
- a CDS encoding GNAT family N-acetyltransferase: MSGLLRLIHATEEFEYDQARELFLEYVESLGVDLSFQNIATELQNIPGEYAPPDGCILLALENEQPAGCVALRKIDEQVCEMKRLYVKPQWKGRGVGKKLALAILDEAKIRGYSFIRLDTLPTMQQAIQLYRSLEFYPIEPYRFNPIEGTLYMEKQLK, translated from the coding sequence ATACGATCAAGCACGTGAACTTTTCTTGGAGTATGTAGAGTCATTAGGAGTTGATTTGAGCTTTCAAAACATTGCAACCGAATTGCAAAATATACCGGGCGAATACGCACCCCCTGACGGCTGTATTTTGCTGGCGTTAGAAAACGAGCAGCCAGCAGGATGTGTTGCCTTACGAAAAATAGATGAACAAGTTTGCGAAATGAAGAGATTGTACGTGAAGCCTCAATGGAAGGGAAGAGGAGTAGGGAAAAAATTAGCCTTGGCGATCTTGGACGAAGCGAAAATTCGAGGCTATTCATTCATCCGATTAGATACGCTTCCTACGATGCAACAAGCGATTCAGCTTTACCGCTCGTTGGAATTCTATCCAATTGAGCCCTATCGTTTCAATCCGATTGAAGGCACGTTGTATATGGAAAAGCAGCTCAAATAA